CGCTATCTTGGCCTTAAAGGTTTATACTGTTTTTCTTCTCGATGATGTTTCTTCGAAAAAAATATCAGACTCAAAAATCGCACAACTTATTGTTGAAACAAATGATTTATTTGAAAATCAATGAAAGCAAGAAAAATGAGAAACAGCTTTTAAACGGTTATCTTTGTACTCTCTTCCCGCTTTTTTAACCAATGTTCTGTGTGGAGCATACCAATGTTTGTAATCATAACATTACTTGCTGTAGCTGGGTAATCCATAAATATAGCAATTGTCACAGCAAGTGCTAATCCCTCAAGAGGAATACCTAATAAATTATAAACAATGGTAAAAATAAACGCTCCCATTCCTGGGGAAGGCGGTACAGCAACAGATAGAATCATACATAAAACAACTACCGGAATCATCTCTGCTATGGTAAAATTGATGCCATAGATTTGACCGACAAACGGTGATGTTAAAATTAAGAGTGGAATGGCATCTTGTTTGTTAAATAATACTCCAACCGGAATTGAAAAATAAACGACAGAATCTCTTATTTTCTGTTTGCTTAAAGCAGTTGCCGTGTGACTGGCAAAGGCAGCACTTGAACTGGCCGTAGACATCGCAACAAGCAAAAAAGGCGCCGCCGTTTTTAAATAAGCTAGCGGAGAGATCTTCTCGATAATAGCAACCGACGCCAGAAGAATTAAGTTTATAATCAGATAAGAGCCTAAAATCAACATGATTAATCGAAAGGCCCCCAGTAACGCAATACCTTCCCCAGATACCATCATGTTTAAGATACTGATAAATACCACCAATGGCATCAATGCACACACAGCATCAAGAATAGTTGAAAAAATCAAATTACTTTCGGTAATAATTTTAGTTATCGACGGAAACCGCCCATTTAAAGTTAACATAACGACCCCGCTAACAACAGCTAAAAACATAATCTGAAGGGTGTTTCCATCCAAAAATGGCTGGATGATATTTGTTGGGATAATTCCAAAAATCATCGTGCCGATTTGTTGCCATAGGTCACCACTTACATTCTGGGTTTGAGTGGAAGCTTCACTAAGAAGAAATATTTGAGCAACCAGCAAAGAAACGGCTGATGTAACGAGAATAATGGTTATCGTCCAAGTTAATAGCATCCGGAAGATTTTTTTCATTTGAGCTAAGTTATCCATATTAAAAATACTTCCGATTGCTGAAAAAAACAAAACTGGAATGACAATGGCATTTAGGAATCCAAAAAAAGTACTGCTAATCGGAGTAAGAATCATCGTTCCAAACATTTTTCCTAATGCCGGTGCGGCCGCTAGGAAAATGAGACCACATAATATCGCACTCACAAAAGCAATCGCTGTTGTTAATGCTGGATTAAGTGGTTTTTGTTTTAACGTATATGATATATTATTACCTTTTTCATAAGAATAAGTAACTGAAGATAATCCAATTAATATATCCTGACCAATTCGACTAAATTCCAACTCCTGATCCTCAGATAGCTCTGATGCAGTGAGTGGATTCTTTGGTTCGCTACGATAATTAAGTGTTAAGGTAATGGTCTTAAATCTTTTTTTAATTGATAATTCGAAAGTTTCATTCTGCTTAGCCTCTTTTAGCCAATACACAATCGTTTCTTCCACAAAAAGCTGTGCTCGTATGCTATCTGATTTTGGACATTTATAATTTTGTAGCATTTCCTGAACAAATTCATTCGCTTCGTCAAGACTGGATAAGCTTAATAACAAAGTCTTTTTTTGTTCCATGGTTCCTCCTTAAGTTGTTTTATTCTTATGACTATCTGATTAAGAACCATGTATTTTGATTTCAACCTACTTAATAAATTAGTAGCAGTTGATTCAATCTTTGCAAAATAAAAACCGTTCTGTCAAATCGTATTTTAATGATATTGATGTAATAATACTTATGATCAATATACAAATGAATTAATTACATGGCCTAAGATTATCTCTACTATTATAACACTTGCTTCATCCTTCCGTCATCATAATTTAATTGCCAACTGACACCAAATTTATCAATAAGAGAACCATAATATTTACTCCAGAACGTTTCTTGAAGTTCCGTTTCAACGATCCCGCCTTCTTTTAGTTTAAAATATAAAATTTTTATTTCATCAAGATCGTCACTTACAATAATTAAGGTTATCTTATCGCTTTGAGTATTCGAATCATCCGGTGGAATATCCGAAAGCATTACCTTTGTATCTTTGCGCTTTTTCTCATCATTTATCAAAAATGCATCCGTATTATCAGATTTATTACACACATGTTCTGAAACTGTTTCGCCAAACAAAATTATTTCGGTTTTATCGGTACCAAATACATCTGCATAAAACTCTACAGCCCCCCGACAATTTTCATTAAAACTAACATAAGGTTGTATCTGCATTTTTACACTCCTTTTGTATTTATTATGTGCTTCAATTAAAATTTAGATATTTAAAACCTACTATTTTTAATCAATTTTACTGAATGACAGCATGATATTTTACTATTTAACCTTTTATAATAATTCTAAACAGTTACGGGTAAATTTTTTCACTTTTTCTGTAAAATAAATTGACCAATTAAGAATCTGCTGTTATTGTTATAATGGATTTATATAACTAACTTAAGTCAATTCCCATTT
This is a stretch of genomic DNA from Acetobacterium woodii DSM 1030. It encodes these proteins:
- a CDS encoding dicarboxylate/amino acid:cation symporter, which codes for MEQKKTLLLSLSSLDEANEFVQEMLQNYKCPKSDSIRAQLFVEETIVYWLKEAKQNETFELSIKKRFKTITLTLNYRSEPKNPLTASELSEDQELEFSRIGQDILIGLSSVTYSYEKGNNISYTLKQKPLNPALTTAIAFVSAILCGLIFLAAAPALGKMFGTMILTPISSTFFGFLNAIVIPVLFFSAIGSIFNMDNLAQMKKIFRMLLTWTITIILVTSAVSLLVAQIFLLSEASTQTQNVSGDLWQQIGTMIFGIIPTNIIQPFLDGNTLQIMFLAVVSGVVMLTLNGRFPSITKIITESNLIFSTILDAVCALMPLVVFISILNMMVSGEGIALLGAFRLIMLILGSYLIINLILLASVAIIEKISPLAYLKTAAPFLLVAMSTASSSAAFASHTATALSKQKIRDSVVYFSIPVGVLFNKQDAIPLLILTSPFVGQIYGINFTIAEMIPVVVLCMILSVAVPPSPGMGAFIFTIVYNLLGIPLEGLALAVTIAIFMDYPATASNVMITNIGMLHTEHWLKKREESTKITV
- a CDS encoding VOC family protein, which produces MQIQPYVSFNENCRGAVEFYADVFGTDKTEIILFGETVSEHVCNKSDNTDAFLINDEKKRKDTKVMLSDIPPDDSNTQSDKITLIIVSDDLDEIKILYFKLKEGGIVETELQETFWSKYYGSLIDKFGVSWQLNYDDGRMKQVL